GCTACTATATGCTAGGTAGCACCAATACGGATACGTGTATCGGTATCAGACTGATACGGATACGTGTATCGGTATTAGACCGATACGGATACGGGGATACACCATTTTCTCAGGAAACCTAATACGCGGATatgttttactatttttttttaaaaatagtaataagTTACTCCCATGTTTTTCTCATAGTCTCCAACTTGTACCCATCTAAGCGTGGCCACTAGCTAATACCTAATAGATCAGTTTGCAGCGGTGGCATGGGCTTCACCATCATCCTCATGCCATTGGGGTTGGGCAAGCTGGCGAGGGAGGCTGTTTCGATGACTGCCACAACCCCAAATGCCGTCTTCCAGTCATCGCCCCCATAGTGCTACCTGTCtatcaccgccgccgcccgcacACCGTCACTCGATCACTGATGGTCAAAAATTAGAAGAACGGGGATGGGAAGAAAGGAGGAAAAGGAGGCCGGAGAGGAGATGAACTCACCACCAGCAAGTGGTGGAGGGCGTCGCCGCCAGCGCTACAGGCGTGGTGGTGATGGGCGAGAAGGAGGCGTGGAAGATGCGGCTAGGAGATGCAATGCCATTAGGTTATGCGGCCGAGAGATGCGACTGGGCTAGACTGGACTGGGTCGTATCCTAAATGTATCCCacaagtatccaaggagtatccgaattttcaatatttatttttattcagaTACTCGGCGAATACGTATCCGCCGAGTATTAGCACGTATCGGATCCGATACGGATACATGGACATTTGGAAGTATCGGTGTTTCGGAGACTATATGTGAAGTTGCTTTTGCTTTTCTGGTTTTCCTTCTGGTACTTGGGTAAAATGGCAAATGCTCTGTCACTTGCTATCTCACCTGTAGCTAGCTTCATGCTAATGTTAACTGCGTAATCATGCTTTTCAGGTTTGTTGCAACAGAACTGGCAACAGACATTGTTATCTCCATAGGGGACGTCAAGTTTTATCTTCACAAGGTATCGACTTTATTTTTCACACATTATTTGTCTCAGGATGCACTGAACAAAATAGACTGTACACCACACCACTGCCAAAGTCGCTAAGTCGCTCTTATTGTGGAAGAGTTATGTTTGGTTCGTGGCCATACCTTGCCGCAATTTGCCACGCCTAACATTAGATACCTTTGACCAACTTAGCCCCCTGTTTGCTTCATATCCATGGCTGTGGCAAGATTCATCTCCTGCCACTTGGGTCCCACCCGTCAAAGACACGGAAAATGTGGCAACATGCTCTTTGGCTAGCCAAAGTGTGGTGCCAAATTTCTTCACCTAACTTTAGGCAAGTGTGGCAAAACTTTGTTGCAAACTTTGGCATCCTTAGTATATCACCCAAACAGCCCCTACCTGGAAATCTTAGGTGTGCTTGTCATCTATAATGATGTTTTGTGTTTCTTATCCATTTGCGCATCACATCCTATTATTCCTTTTGTTTGGATATTTCATCTTAAGGTGCATGAAAGCTTTGAGAGTTTCCATCATCTTTGTTTAGTATTCTTGTATTACAACGGAAGGAAATCTTTATACATGTGTTTTGTGACATatgtttttttccttaaataGTAGCAAGTGTTTCTTGGAAGGACTaggtatctttttttttttaattaagaaGGACACCGAATTTCAATCCGAAGACAACTCAAACCTGTCAACTGTGCTAGGTTCAGTTCTGATGTAATATCGAGTAGGGTTCATTTGCTTAGCATCTGATTCATATCTAATGCAGCTTTGTTCTGTGTTAATCAACTAGTTTAGATGTTTTTTTATGTACCGagggaaaaaaaatattcacaTAGTCtgtgcaaattattttcagttcCCTCTTCTATCAAAGAGTTTGCGCTTGCAAAGATTAGTGGCTTCAAGCAATGAGGAGAAAAATGATGAAGTGGATATCTCTGACATCCCTGGTGGATCTTCAGCATTTGAAATTTGTGCTAAGTTCTGCTATGGCATGATTGTAAAACTCAATGCATATAATGTCCTCGCCGCCCGCTGTGCATCTGAGTATCTAGAAATGTTTGAGACCATTGACAAAGGAAACCTCATCTACAAAATTGATGTATTCTTGACATCAAGTGTATTTCGCAATTGGAAGGACTCGATCATAGTCTTACAGAGCACAAAGTCACTGCTACCTTGGTCTGAAAATTTGAAGGTAATCAACCACTGCATTGACTCTATTGCGTCGAAGGCATCAATTGATCCATCAGAAGTAGAGTGGTCTTACACCTACAACAGAAAGAAACTCCCATCTGAGAATGGTATCGATTCTCATTGGAATGGTGTCAGGATGCAACAGATAGTCCCTAACGACTGGTGGGTTGAGGACCTTTGTGAGCTCGAGGTTGATTTGTACAAGCGGGTGATCATGACCATCAAGGCAAAGGGAAGAACACCAGTTGTTGTAATCGGAGAAGCACTGAGGGCCTGTGCATACCGACGGCTGCTTGGTTCTCTAGAAGATGCTGTGAGCAATGGAGTTGATTGCACAAAACGTCGTGCAGCTCTTGATGCTATTGTATCTCTTTTGCCCTCTGAGGAAGGTTCAGTGTCATGCAGTTTTCTTCTTAAGCTGCTAAGAGCTTCATCCTTGTTGGAATCTGGGGAGTCCCATCGCAATAACTTGATCAAGAGAATAGCCACACAATTGGATGGTGCTTCGGTTTCAGACCTTCTTATACCAGCAAATACAGGTGAAAACAGTGTATATAACGTAGATTTGATCATGGCAATAGTGGAGGAGTTCATGTTGCAGAAGAGTGATAATGGTAAGGAAAATTTTCAAGACGATGAAGAAATCGTGGAGGTTGAGAACCTGATTTCTGCTTCCAACCCGTCAAAACTGGCAGTTGCAAAGCTGATCGATGGATATCTTGCTGAGATTGCCAAAGATCCCAACCTTCCTCTTCCAAAGCTGATTGCGCTTGCTGaaatggtgtcttctctacccCGACCAACGCATGATGGGATCTATCGTGCCATTGACATGTATCTGAAGGTATCTCTTTCTGTTTCCACTGAGTGTTTGCATTTTGGGAGTTGAAAACTTAACACTGCTTTCCATGCTTACAGGAGCACCCCAGCCTATCAAAGAGCGAAAAGAAGAAATTATGCGGATTGATGGACTGCAAGCAGCTGTCGCAGGATGCGTGCATGCACGCTGTGCAGAATGAGCGCCTCCCCCTGCGCGTTGTTGTGCAAGTTCTCTTCTTCGAGCAAATCCGGGCATCAGTTGCTTCTGCAAGGAGTGACCCTTCAGCTGAGCTCCCATCCGCTGTTCACTCGCTCCTTCCCAGAGAGAATGGCAACTCCATTGGCAGCTCCAGGTCAGCTGCCACAGCAACAACGGACGAGGAATGTGAGGTCCCGACATCAAGAGACATCAACTCTCTCAGGTCGATGAGGCTGGCCAACAACAGGGGCGGCAGCGACAGGAGCAGTGGCAGCAGTGACATCAATAAGAACGGCGATGACAAGAGCCCCGCAGGGAAGGCAAAGGGAATGCTGATGCCAAAGAAGATACTGAGCAAGCTCTGGTCCTCCGGCAAAACGAACGCCGGTGAGAACAGCAGCTCGGACACGTCGGAGAGCCTTGGGTCTGTCAACCCGGAGGAGGTGAAGTCCACGTCATCACGGATCACAAGGCATTCAGTGTGCTAGTCGATGGGGTTAACAGTGCCACAGCCATGGTTTTGTTCTTGCTCTTGAATTGCCTTTTCTTAAGAGTAGTAGCAATCTTAGAATGTGGAATACCACTACTGGCTTCACTTGTCGGTTACCaatgatatttttttggaaTGGGAATGATAGTAATTGGAGTAGGTTTGGTCATTGGTGATGTTTCCAGCAAAGTTTCATGGGATATTTCTGCATTTTTCCCCGGTGGGAATACAAAGAAAGTACAGGTCTTTTAATTGACCTCTGATATTTTTGCAGGTGAATTCACAAAGTGAAATGGTCTTAAATTGTTGAGGTAGATCAGATCATTAGctgttgttttttttaatacGAACAGTACTGTTTGTGCACCAGTGCAAGTGGAGCTCTCTTAACCTGCCCGAGTTGAGATATTCTTTATTATAAAGATATTCTGGTTTATATACAAGTGCTAATCTACACCTAGGTGTAGCTACACCACACTGAATTACTGAATAAAATTTCAGTAGTAATTACTGATGGTGACTACTGAACTGAACGTGGTTCAATAGTTTGGTGCATTCGGGTTCAATAATTTGCACAGCTTCTCAGTAGTAAATATGGCTGTGGAATATTATTCTACATCCTTAGCGTAGAATAGTACTATCGTTGGTTTATATTAATAATTGAAGGTTAAAAAGTATATAAGTACCTAACTTTTATATTTGTTGATCCCAAAAGAGCGACATGTTATTGTCAAGTTTTTTTAGAGGTATTGTCAAATTCTCGAGTCAGTGAACATGCTGGCCTTTATTAGTCTTCCTGGAGTTGATCCACAAGGCCCTTCATCTCCTCTGCAACTTGCATGGCCCAATCTCTGTAAACAATgagttgttttgaaaaataggtgttaattcttgaatttttttatttatatatttttatttctgtaatttGCAAATATGTGCGCCCATTTTGAAAATTTGTGTATCTATATGATATCACCCCGTTTGATGTGCAACACCTATCCAACGAGTGATAGGTCTACGTGGCATGAGGTGAGCCTAGTTAGGTAGCTTTTTAATGACAAATCGATAGTGATGGTCATGTGCTACATGGATATGCCACCTATTGGATAGGTGAcaacatatatatttgcaaactccggaattaaaaatatagaaataaaagcTTGAGTCAATCTATGGTCATATAGTTTCTTGCTACAATAATGCACCTCTCAAGCACCAATCCTATGCATCAGTCGACTGGCTAGCACAAGGGGGGATGGGTGGGACAAGGATCTTGTGACATATTGCACATTGTGCAGTACGAGGATCCGTGTCCGGCTGGGTGGGTGGTGGGATAAATTTGAATGCTTTCCAAACTTCAAACACATTTTTCTCTCAAATTGAGGGTcgattttaaaaactatttgcACCATTGTGTCATTCACATTAATGCAACAAAACAAGATCCAATATCCTTCTATACAGTAAGAGTTTTTCTGCAAAACAACTACTTAGTCAATAAAATGATAGGTACTGACCTGAGATCTTGTAGGTGTATGCGCTGAGGCTGAAGAGAGTCTATGAGGAGGCCCAGCGAGTGACCGCTTGAGTAGCCACACTTGAGGGGGAGGCCGTTGAGTTACGCTAGCAACTGTCCCAGGTGATCGTCGAGAAGGAGAAAGCGGATGCTGAGCTAGGGGCTGGATGAAGGGTAAGTTTATGGTATCCCCAATGTGCCATTTTTTCACATTGTCACTTTAACACAATGCTCTGCAGAACTCTTCGTAGCCCGAGAAGCCATGGCCCAGGAAGAGCCCGATATGTCAGCCGCCCGCCAACAACTCGCTGTGACTCTCAACATCATCCAGGAGGCCATTGTCGGGGTTAGGATCCAAGCAGAGGCTATCGGCCATGATGATGCCACCGGGCTATCCACCCAGGTGACCAAGCTTGTCGAGGTGTGCGGGTTACTCCAAGAGAAGGTGGCCGAGCATCTATCGAGGCAATCCAGGTAGAGTGCGGAGCAAGCGGTCACCTCTGTGTTGGCCTTCCTGAAGGACCACTAGCCGAATGTCGATCCCAATGTTCTCTAGGATGGCTTCGAGGAGGAGCCGAAAGAGTTATCGGCGTAGAAGGCGGAAGAGGTGGCTGGGCCGGCCAAGGCTTTTGTGCACGCAATGGACTTTTGGCTTGAGCCCTTGCTGTAGTTTTACTTTTTCTTTACCATGCAATCTATAATAAACACTTGGTAGCTTTTGTTAGACTTGTATTGCAACGCTTTTTGCATTTGACGGGAGTACTTTGTGCTAGATGTTTTTGACAGCATATCATGATCTTCTTATTGATTTTTTCATTCAATTAGTTCAGGACGCATTAATCGCTAGTAGGAGGGCTTATTATGATCAGCCTTAGATCTACTTGAGTGGGAGACGTCATAGCTCTCAGCCACTCATGGAACGTGATAACGAGCCTTTTCACAATCCTGAGTTCACAACGTAATAATAATTTTCTTCTCGCTGTAATTCGCTTTCAGAAGGTACACGATATGCCATTTTCAATTTCCAACACCTAGTACTTGTTAAGCCCCCGATTGTCTACTTGAAAAAGTTTGCAGGTAGGTAGTCTAAATAGAAAAAACGTAATAAAGTGACCCGAGAAGCAGCTTACCCCATTTGTTGGGCATGAGGATGCATGGAAAGACAAGTAAGGCAAGAACAAAATTCATGCGACTTCCTAggtaatatgatctttattattacaaTAGATACTCTTAGTGCTTACTTGGGACTTATAGAGTTTATTGATGACCCTCCAGCTATTGTAGACCTATTATCTTAAACCACATACTAGATTAAGTTGATAAGTAGTGATCCTTATTCCTTCACGGGTAGCATAGACGTTGTTGCATGTGTTCCAAACTAGTTGTGGAACCAAGCCCCTGGATTTTTAGATTTGCGTCTCAAGGCGCTATAATCATGGTCATGACTGAAGCTTCTtgttcaccttgatccttgagctcttagGTTCTATGCATGGTTGGTGTTGAGCTGCCATGTCGAGACTCCACTTGTCACAATAGAGACATACCTTGGGGCAACTTCGGATGGTGATGACCCCTTTAGGTCCCGAGATCTCCACACATCGATAAGCATAATGCATGGAGGCCACAAACTTGGCAAGGGTAGGTCATCCTAAGATGACGTTGTATGACTTCTCGAAGTCAACCATGTTGAACAGAATTTTCTCCGATGGTTATGACCCCTTTAGGTCCTGGGATCTTCACTCATTGATAAGCATAATTCATGGAGGCCATGAACTTAGCAAGGGTAGGTCgtcctaagatggcattgtatgtcaTCTCAAAGCCAACCTTGTTGAACAAAATTTTCTCTATCTAGAAGTTGTTATGCTTCCCGAAGGTGACGGGGAGCGATATATGGCTGATGGGAGTGACCAAAGATCTAGTTACTATATCGTGGAAGGATTGAGTAATTGGCTTGATGCCAGATTGAGAGACTTGTGTCCCTTTGAGTGCACCTACGAAGAGAATGTTCAGGGGACTCCCTCCATCGGAAAGTGGAAAGTGGCTTGGACGCACGAAATTTTGTAGGCAATTGTCTTGGTTGAATGAGATTTTGACATTCGACAACTTAAAGGCCTGGTGACCCTTGGGGATGATGGCTAAGACTTATTGGGCTACTGTCTTGTATTGCCGCTTAGACTCATAGGAGGCAAAACCACCGAACATTTGGTCAACCGTCCTCTCGTCCGGCTGGAAAGACATCAGGTTTCTTGTTGCTGCTGGAGCTGGAGTCCCTGCTCCAGGCCATGACCTAGGTCTTCTTTCCTTCGGTCACTTTCTCTACCTCTGCTTTGCCCATCTTCTTCTAGAGGTGGTACTCGTGGAGGTTGTGGTTGTCGGTTTAGTGGAGGTCGCACCAAGTCTTACCGTCACATTCATCGAAGCCTGGTGTGAAGCTCTTGCTCTGGGAAGAACTAGAGCGCTTGTCGGGACGAATATCGGgtagatctgcaaaaacttcatcatatttagctttcttgcccttacaTCACTTGGTGTTCTTTTTATGCTTGCTCTTGATTGTGTCGCCGTCAAGTCTGAGTTGAGGATGCTTGATGCCCTGAGCcttctccttgatgaagagGAGGGCGTCTTTGGCTTTGGTAGACTTATCGATGATCTTCATAAGCTCTTTGACCGTCTCAGGCTCTTTTCTGGCGATGTGTTCACTGCATCTCTAACTCCTAACTCCCTCAGTCAATGCTTGGATGACATCGTAATCGTTGATCTTGGGGATGATGTTCCAGGAGTTACTGAAGCGGTGCACGAACTCACACAACGTTTCGTTTTTCGTCTGATGACAATGGTAGAGATTGTTTTTCATGCCTGGGTGAACGTACATATCCTGGAAGTTAGCTCAGAACACGTCATAAAGCTGCTCCCACATGTACATTATCCCCGATGATAGGTTGGTCAATCATATCCTAGATGCCCTTTAAGGGAtgtggggaggtaatttgccAGTACCTTCTTATCCCCACCAGCTGCTTGGATGGctgtggtatagatctggaggGACTCAATAGGATTCGTGCTCCtattgtacttcttgatcaacCCGAGACAGAACCTAGCCAGTCAGCTAACGTTTCGTAGATCTGGAGAAAAGGCCAGATATCCATTGATGGCGTCTTGCTTGGTTCTAGCAGCCTTAGGTGTTTTGCCCATAGGGGTCAGA
The nucleotide sequence above comes from Phragmites australis chromosome 4, lpPhrAust1.1, whole genome shotgun sequence. Encoded proteins:
- the LOC133915854 gene encoding BTB/POZ domain-containing protein NPY4-like; this translates as MKYMKLGSKPDVFQTEGSNLRFVATELATDIVISIGDVKFYLHKFPLLSKSLRLQRLVASSNEEKNDEVDISDIPGGSSAFEICAKFCYGMIVKLNAYNVLAARCASEYLEMFETIDKGNLIYKIDVFLTSSVFRNWKDSIIVLQSTKSLLPWSENLKVINHCIDSIASKASIDPSEVEWSYTYNRKKLPSENGIDSHWNGVRMQQIVPNDWWVEDLCELEVDLYKRVIMTIKAKGRTPVVVIGEALRACAYRRLLGSLEDAVSNGVDCTKRRAALDAIVSLLPSEEGSVSCSFLLKLLRASSLLESGESHRNNLIKRIATQLDGASVSDLLIPANTGENSVYNVDLIMAIVEEFMLQKSDNGKENFQDDEEIVEVENLISASNPSKLAVAKLIDGYLAEIAKDPNLPLPKLIALAEMVSSLPRPTHDGIYRAIDMYLKEHPSLSKSEKKKLCGLMDCKQLSQDACMHAVQNERLPLRVVVQVLFFEQIRASVASARSDPSAELPSAVHSLLPRENGNSIGSSRSAATATTDEECEVPTSRDINSLRSMRLANNRGGSDRSSGSSDINKNGDDKSPAGKAKGMLMPKKILSKLWSSGKTNAGENSSSDTSESLGSVNPEEVKSTSSRITRHSVC